ATTTCTGTGTAACTGGCCCTTGTGTCTCACAGTCCAGGAGTCTGACGCCGGCCCAGCCTGGAAAGAGAACAAGGAACCCCTGGCCGGCACCGCGCAATAGAAGGAAAAGTATTTGGTCCTATAATCCAGGTCATCGCTCCTTGGCTTTCCTGGTAATGTCCAACTCCTATTCTTATAtcatatttgtagctttactgcagtcctgccctgctttatggcagctgagattctagctatctgtataacagagcattctgtcccagtggctgcacagatcctatctgatccccattgtaagcagcagtcctgtcctgctttatggcagctgagattctagctatctgtataacagaacattctgtcccagtggctgcacagatcctatctgatccccattgtaagcagcagtcctgtcctgctttatggcagctgagattctagctatctgtataacagaacattctgtcccagtggctgcacagatcctatctgatccccattgtaagcagcagtcctgtcctgctttatggcagctgagattctagctatctgtataacagaacattctgtcccagtggctgcacagatcctatctgatccccattgtaagcagcagtcctgtcctgctttatggcagctgagattctagctatctgtataacagaacattctgtcccagtggttgcacagatccaatctgatccccattgtaagcagcagtcctgtcctgctttatggcagctgagattctagctatctgtataacagaacattctgtcccagtggctgcacagatcctatctgatccccattgtaagcagcagtcctgtcctgctttatggcagctgagattctagctatctgtataacagaacattctgtcccagtggctgcacagatcctatctgatccccattgtaagcagcagtcctgtcctgctttatggcagctgagattctagctatctgtataacagaacattctgtcccagtggctgcacagatcctatctgatccccattgtaagcagcagtcctgtcctgctttatggcagctgagattctatctgtataacagagcattatatatagtatatggtaTGTTCTCCGCAGCGTTTAGGGATATATTGGGATGTAGGTGGAATGATTATTACTTGTTGTTGGGGTGCAGGTTGCGGGGGAGGTGGAGACGATTACGCCAAACCCAGATGAAATTGAAGCTACAGAAGAATTTCGTTGCCTTGACTGCTGTGGTGCAGTGGAAATGCCAGTGGTGAGTGTCCTATGGAGAGAGAGATTCATTTAcatgtgggtatatatatatatatacagtatatactgttatACAGCCAAGAACATTTTTCCTACTTTAAAACAGAACTTTTTTAGCCGAATGTACGAGTGGCCCTGTCGATATTCTCAGACTGTTTAGCCACAAATTTATTTAAAGCGACAAATAATCAGACCTGTATTTTGGGCCGGGGCACCCATAGGTGCAGTTGTATCATAAGATGTGACATCACACCGGGTGCTCCCATCCCCCACCCACTCACTAAACCCCAGGGTATCAATGACACAGACACACAAGTATCACGTCAATGAGAaaagtgaggcaactttgggcgactattgaaagcgaatcgccgcgtgtgcattagtgaaggcgacttttcattgtagcctatggggaaaaacgctgaggcagttcggggagatagtcgctcaaaagatgaggcgattagtcgccaggcgataaaatctccccgaatctcctcgtgtggactagccctaaggcaACTGGAaagtatttattgtattataGTGGGTGGGGGAAGGGGGATCTACTGGAAACCAGTTGTATCTCTGTCATGCGATTGGCAGGGAGGAAGGATCACTGGCGAGAGACCGGGGGAGAGAaggggccaatcacagctcagCATTGAGGAAGTGGAAAGGATAGAGATTGAATCCAACGTCATTTCAGACCGGTGCCTGGGCTGCTGTGATGGATATGGGACCCCCCTGCCGGCACATATTGGAAGCACCGGGGTAACGAACCCTCAGGTCTGTATCTACAGCTGCACAGAACCCCCAACCCGGCTAATTCCCTGTGGGTTAAACTGGAAGCCCCAACTGTCCTGAGCCCGACCTGATCCCAATGGTCCCAACTatagaggcagcagaccctgcagttgtgAGGGGAGGGGCTTGTGGAACAGGGGGACCTGAGCCGACTCTATAATTACACCACCGGGATTAGTCCGGGCTCACGACCTCATTAATGAATCAAATCCAACAAACAATATCCCAACATTCCGAGAAAAGTAGGGGCTCCCAAAGTTGTTTCTGCTCCGGGGTCTGCAAAGAGCTGTGGCTTCCAGTGGATTCAGTGCTCGctcctcccaacattttgcaaatagaaagagagacaaaatatATTGCAGAGCGCAGCATGGCGAAAAAACTGACCACACCCATTTATgtccacaccccttaattaccacgtcccttttactaaatttggcaggttatgaaaatttgaacacatttctgtggtttttatgttattacaatttttctaatgaagctgaattgccctttaatctgtgagttacagtttccccaagagacctgcttatctgaaattgttacaattgtttctttgcttctcttaaataGGTACAATCGCTTCTTGACTCATTGTAAATTGTTagaaaagtatctaagtgcacctgccatatattctgggctccctgccaaaacccaattaagttttagaaactttgtaactttttctgagctgtcaaaatcaggactgtcctaagaaaaacaggacagttgga
This is a stretch of genomic DNA from Xenopus laevis strain J_2021 chromosome 6S, Xenopus_laevis_v10.1, whole genome shotgun sequence. It encodes these proteins:
- the XB22065625.S gene encoding uncharacterized protein XB22065625.S; this translates as MEPVVAAQRSSLLILLLFTLQALAQGDPSRSLTPAQPGKRTRNPWPAPRNRRKSIWSYNPGHRSLAFLVAGEVETITPNPDEIEATEEFRCLDCCGAVEMPVGGRITGERPGERRGQSQLSIEEVERIEIESNVISDRCLGCCDGYGTPLPAHIGSTGVTNPQGGSTAGVAKGGGVKVTPSNQPSHPIQTQRNYPNPCVRPPCRPDLSSESDSSSEESPGGRRSRAMRHHRTGSRSQSLQQSRTQNLCRYLGCRSPLGNYGSSSSEED